The Accipiter gentilis chromosome 19, bAccGen1.1, whole genome shotgun sequence genome has a window encoding:
- the LOC126048146 gene encoding taste receptor type 2 member 40-like: MLPPVLIISISIVAIEVVAGFIGNGFIAAVNIINWIKSKKNSSADKILIFLSTSRLILQVTILMHIHSLYFADAFKLASVYKAFGAVWMFVNHASLWFSTWLYVLYCVKIINVTQWLLLQIKLRIAGMVPWLLLGSLVISSMTSLPLLWITPSTYLCSSTGNCIENSTAHITDWDRSYLYLLLLYFVGCFFPLVLSVVTSALLITSLRKHTKKMQSYVDTFRDPLIDVHLTVIKSIISFLILYLSSFVAQILLILSTSQSKDVVKVAVSLVVAGAYPSIHSIILIIVNSKLKLAFRNLCQHFKCHLENMTLSLML; the protein is encoded by the coding sequence ATGTTGCCACCGGTTCTTATCATTTCAATAAGTATTGTAGCTATTGAAGTTGTTGCTGGATTTATTGGAAATGGATTTATTGCAGCTGTTAATATCATTAACTggatcaaaagcaaaaaaaattcttccgCTGATAAGATCCTGATCTTTCTGAGCACATCAAGACTTATCTTACAGGTGACGATACTGATGCACATTCACAGTCTCTACTTTGCAGACGCGTTTAAGTTGGCTTCCGTGTACAAAGCTTTTGGAGCTGTATGGATGTTTGTAAACCATGCCAGTCTGTGGTTCAGTACCTGGCTCTATGTACTCTACTGTGTAAAAATAATCAATGTCACCCAATGGCTGTTGCTGCAAATCAAGCTCAGAATAGCTGGGATGGTCCCATGGCTTCTTCTAGGATCGCTGGTGATCTCTTCCATGACTTCTCTTCCTTTGCTATGGATTACACCCAGCACTTACCTCTGCAGCTCAACGGGGAACTGCATAGAAAACAGCACAGCACATATCACTGACTGGGATCGTTCCTATCTCTACCTGCTGCTTCTTTACTTtgtaggttgtttttttcctctggtactATCTGTGGTAACCTCAGCTCTATTGATTACTTCTCTACGGAAACACACAAAGAAGATGCAATCTTATGTAGATACTTTTAGGGATCCTTTGATAGATGTTCACCTAACTGTCATTAAATCCATTATTTCTTTCTTGATCCTATATCTTTCCAGTTTCGTAGCTCAAATTCTGTTGATACTGTCGACTTCTCAGAGTAAAGATGTTGTGAAAGTTGCAGTATCCTTAGTTGTAGCTGGGGCATACCCCTCCATACACTCTATTATCCTGATTATAGTAAATTCAAAACTCAAATTGGCATTTAGGAACCTTTGCCAGCATTTTAAGTGCCATTTGGAAAATATGACTCTAAGCCTCATGTTATAG